The Papilio machaon chromosome 24, ilPapMach1.1, whole genome shotgun sequence genome contains the following window.
TTTCGGTGATTACCCGAAAAAAACGCGAATTTgtggacagacagacagacgagaactttaaaaattgatttttcgtTATTGGTTAcccaaatatattatatgttaaaaaaggtttttttttcgatatgtattaaataaagaaattctccttttatttattgtatagatttagtattttttctaTGACTATCATACTCCagaacataacaaaaaaaaaattccgtACAATTTAAGACCTACGTTACTAATCAACAttcttgtaattaattaaaaaaaacatatttgtacaGGTAACACTAGACTCCCAAAAGTGTATTTCCGTCTTAGTAAGACGGTTAATTAACCGAAGTAGctcttatcttttttttaaacatcggCCGAAACAAATATTTGCCCTCAAAGCTTTCTGCGGCGGTCCGGCGCGGCGCTACAAATTATCGACCACTAGCCGTCTATAATCACGactcgataaaaaaaaacaacacaaaaacTGGCTGTGTGTCATCGAAGCTccgattataaaaaaaaactactaaggaggttaaataacatattaggaaatggtaatatataataataacaaagtcaCATGATTCAAGTCCAAATACTTATGTAAACAGCTTTTtctgtatcaaaatatttttaaattcataatctgttaatatacaatttttatgtttaacttattattattaaaaaaaataaaataaaataaataaatctttttaaaaaaatgtcattcgATTTTTAATCTGAACAATCACGATAAAAGACTTTCTACCTTACGTTATCTATGGTCAGTTGtcaatggaaatttaaaactacacaatctatatttaagatagatagatatcAGTGCGTTGCATTAGAAAATTATctgagaaaaataatttaatattcaaactaAATCTAAATGAAGATGATATCTATATTGATATCAAAGCTACCTTATCAAAGGGTAACCTAAAAGATACGTGCAGGtcgatattttaatgaatcaaatataaatttgaacgTTATCTGTAATGGTTCTTAAATTGGACATTCATTGCTCACCGGACAAGAGACTTTAAAAAGGTAAGATCTGAATctgtattttgttaattatgacgtcataatttTGTCACAATATTGCACTTGTGTAACTACGAGATTTTAATGCAGTGATAATTGTATTAACATATAttgttgtttctattttatcaaaCATAATGTAGGTAAGGGATGACaatctatattatatatataaaagaaagtcgtgttagttacactatttataactcaagatcggtcgaactgatttaggtgaaaattgatgggcttAGAattagcttagaactaggagacggacataggaacttttttatcttgtgtgcattttttctattccgcgcggtcggagtcgcgggtaaaagctagtatctaatAAAACAAGTGCAATGCGCTTTTGAAAACGCAACGCCATTTAATTCgaagtaagaaaaatattaattattaaaaatagatataagaGATTAGTAAAGATAGATAGTAAAGTAAAATctctatcaatttaaattgatccgtaaatattttaattagtaaatattaacgCCATATAGATTtgaaaatgtaacttaaattttaaaataataccctcattatttaaattttaatgaatgttttttaaatcttgttaCGAGTTTTTATATACCCAcagtataatttgaaaaattgaataatttgtaacttaaatCATCCacgttttttaattgtttacgaTCTTAAAATGTGCGGTTGGTGGGAAATATTGGACACCACCATTTTagtttaagtatattttatatttaataatttattcaacattaggtacatatatgtatggttttttattattattatggacAGGGGTTTTAGGGATTATTCTGGAAGGGGCGGtgaagagtttaaaaaaaatcacgaaaaATCACGCATTGCTAAAATAAGATACCATGCTTATTGTTTTCTGACTGAAGACGTTTTAATTAACGAGTTAATAATATGttcaaaaatttcatattactttataaaaataaagaatacagGTGATTTTCTGGTTATGGGAGTTGAAGTGGAGCAAAACCTCACTGAATATCAGAGTAGGGCGTCAAAAGTTGCTAGAAAATATCAGGCGATTAAAGAACAAATCCTTATTGGGAAATGCATCTACGGCTGATCGCTACGTTTAGTACGTAccatatattgtttattttttatataggaacatacaaatatttcttattatgttttaatttctcattctctattttagtatatttctaTGGGCTAGGTGAACTCTATTCGCGCGTAGCttacatagatttaaaaatatgttttgtcttTTGCAGTTTGATGTAGTCATAGTAAcaaaagtgtttttataagaaaataacataCCAAAGAGtaacaataatttcataatattttacttaccgTTAAGTCGATCTTTGACAACCTGATGCGCGAACGCCGCGGCTGCCGCCTGCCTCATAGGGTCCAGCGCCACGCCCCATGCGCCCAGAGCCCCTAGCGCCCTGTGCGCTGGCACGCGGACCACCCCTGGGCTCCCTGAGAACCCATAGCCACCACCCAAGCCCAGCCCTGGCCTCAGCAAAAGCCCGGAGTTAGGATAAAGAGCCGGATTATGAGAGAAATTTAAAGGTAACCCTGAATTGTCTCTGGCTTCATCTTTAGCACTCTCTGATTCAGTGTCCTGGTCACTTCTATCACTCTCTCCAGAATTTCTCTTGTCTATATCTTCGAATTGCTTACCAAGGAGTCTTGATATACTGAATGGTAAATTGACTCTTTGTTGAGTATCAGTCATATGTTCGTTGGGAGAGTTGTGGTATGTATGGTAGCTATGCTCGGAGTCTCGGTCTTCGGATGCCATGCTCCTGTCACATGCCCCCGACAGTCTGCTGTCAGAGTCCACGTTGATCTCCTCCTGATCGTCATCTGAATGCATTGatgacattttgattttttttctgtctttAATTAAACACTAGCACTTTTGTATCTATTTGTCACCATAGTACGTTAAAAATcactttaatgttaatttatattattaaaattatatactaataATTAGTGATTTTTATCAtgagttatttaatttgtgattGGTaagttaaatactttttaaatttgtctaTGATTTCTAATTTGACAGTTCGAACGCGCGATTCCTTTTTCGAAATAGTTTTGGCGCCACGCTCGACCGCCCGCGGCCGTTCCGTCGCGTACAATATCAGTAAACGGCCCAATCAGTTGCACCCCCACCGTTTCAAATCGAACTATACTATAACCACACAAAACGCCTCAACTATACCCCGTTGAGTGGTACAGTTTCCGACAAAAGCTTAATACGATTTCCGAACATAAAAACGCGCTTAGACTCGCCAACTTTAACAGAATGGCTTGCTCCGTCCTTTTCTACTAGCTTCTTGAGTTCTTGATCTCCCCTTGTATATTTGTTTCATAACAATGTATTTTCAACCTTATCACTAAGTTTTAAAGTGCGTTTTTGCTTGCAAGTGTAATAATATTAgcacattttaatatcaaaccTGAAACAAATACCAAAACAGCAAGAACCTTTGGGCAAAAGAGACAACAATACTGCATGATACAGAGGTAATAATGCATCAGAAAGAATCAGGTAGCGTTTTGTCAAAGGGCGTGCTCGGTACAGTAAGGCATCATTTAAATCCAGTTATGGCCTGACAAATGGTGTACATGTTAAGGGGGGAGCAATGTTAGGAAACTATTTTTGAATCTTTTAAgacagttaaattatttacgttCAGCGGTCGACCCGGGCATAGACAATgcactttataataaaatagatccCAAGTTTCGTGTTATGGTCACAGATAAGTAAGGATAATGTATTGGTGAAGATAGGTTCTTTATGGTATTGAGAGCGACAGTTCGAGTGGTAAAGGGTGTTAGATTATTGCTGAGCACGATAAAAGACCTTCCAATATGGCGATGGCTTCTATAGTAATTGTCGGTtgcatttgaatttgaaatgtaGATAAGATTTATTACGAGTATGAAACGTGGACGGAATTAATGTAATTGATTCTTACATACATAGTTTTCTTTATCTATGATTGCCTTATATACAATAACTCTGGAAgttgtatgtaatttaatgtaatatgaaCGTTAGTACTCGTAGGTACTCATATAACAAACTAGTTTACATATTACAGttgtaagattttaatttacatttaaaatacgaaagcaaattattatttgtctcATTTTCGAAAGAGAATTGTTAAATCAGGGATAAGAGTcgagattaaaaaataacgatcCAGtgac
Protein-coding sequences here:
- the LOC106720502 gene encoding T-cell leukemia homeobox protein 3 gives rise to the protein MSSMHSDDDQEEINVDSDSRLSGACDRSMASEDRDSEHSYHTYHNSPNEHMTDTQQRVNLPFSISRLLGKQFEDIDKRNSGESDRSDQDTESESAKDEARDNSGLPLNFSHNPALYPNSGLLLRPGLGLGGGYGFSGSPGVVRVPAHRALGALGAWGVALDPMRQAAAAAFAHQVVKDRLNASFPITRRIGHPYQNRTPPKRKKPRTSFTRLQIAELEKRFHKQKYLASAERASLAKTLKMTDAQVKTWFQNRRTKWRRQTAEEREAERQAANRLMLSLQAEALSKGYMPEPPPGAAPLSALHYQNAASTAPAPPANTALSALQNLQPWAGNQAFLNVPTTSAPPHPPPVASPIC